The Paenibacillus spongiae nucleotide sequence CATCGAATCGCTCGCCATATTACGGTCTCGATAACGGTCTTCATGGATGCCGGCCGTCCCAACCCCGCTTCTGGCTTCTTGCGCGAGCTGGCGGCCCCGCTTCACCAGGTAATCGACCGTCCCGTCCAAATCGGGATAGGCTTCCGCCGATTGCCCATTGAACCGGCGCGCGCGAAGCTCATCCGCCTGCGCGAGCTCCAGCTCCTCGATCCGCTCCCGGGACAGCGGCGTGCGATAGAAGGCGCCCCACAGCTGCGCGCTTGCCGGGAAAACCGCAAACAGCTCCCCATAGACCCAATCGAACCAGGCGCGCTCGGCAGAATCGGGCTTCGCTCCCGGAGCGTGCGGCGCGTGATGGATGAAGGTCCCGCTGAACGATTTGCAGAACTGCTCGTATTCCCATGTAAACATCAGCATTTCATGCCAGACATCATCCACCTTGGCGCTGTACATCGGAACATTCCGGAGCACGCCGCACATCAGAAAATATCTCTTCAGCTCAAACCAGCGCCACTGCCAGTCGTTCTCCGACATGCGCGGCTCTTTCCTCAGCATACGATCCTTCACTCTGGCTTCGAAGTCTGCCGTAAGCGCGTAATCCAGCCGCTGGGCCGCCTGCCGGGCCGGATGGCCCTCCGGAACGCCCAGCGCCGCGGGCGGCTGTCTGGTTGCGGATGGACGGCCTATTGAGCTAGTCAAAGAACGGCTATTGCCGCGCTCCGTGCGCTGCCTATTTGGACGCCGAGTTGATCTGACAATTAATCCAATGACAACAATGACACCTATAATGACTAGAGCTTCCATATTGATCACCCGCTTATCGTAGTCTGCCTCCAGCATACCATGAAGAAGCTGTGAGCATCTGCCGCTCCATGCAATTTTTAACGATCTTTTAAACATAGTGCGTGCAGTCGCCTATAGCAGCTTCGTTTATCCACCGGATTATCCACAAACTATGCACAACTATCGACATTATTGTGGATAACATGAAAAAGGCCTCAGATTCATCCTGAAGAGGATGTGTCTGAGGCCGCTGAAGCGTTCATCTACCCACTGAAGCAGGAGCTTGAACGAATTAGTATTTCATCGTTGGGTAAAGCGGATATTGAGCCGTCAAATCCTGAACCATACCGCGCGCTTTGGCCAAGATGGCTTCGTCGTTCGGATTCTTAAGCGTCATGGCAATAACCTCGGCAATCGTCTTCATGGCATCCGTGCCCATCCCGCGGGACGTAGCAGCAGGAGTACCGATCCGGATACCGCTCGTAATAAACGGACTCGTAGGATCGAACGGAATGGCATTCTTGTTCGCCGTGATTTGGACGCTGTCCAGCACATGCTCGGCATCCTTGCCCGTAATGTTCAGGTTCCGCAGGTCGATCAGCATCAGATGGTTATCCGTACCTCCGGATACGAGGTTGAGGCCATGCTCGATCAAGGATTCGGACAACACCTTCGCATTGTCGATCACATTCTGGGCATACGTTTTGAACGATGGCTGAAGCGCCTCGCCGAACGACACGGCTTTGGCTGCGATTACGTGCATCAACGGACCGCCTTGGGAGCCCGGGAATACGGCCTTGTCGATCGCTTGCGCCCAAGCTTTGCGGCATAGAATCATGCCGCCGCGCGGTCCGCGAAGCGTCTTGTGCGTGGTCGTCGTAACGAAATGGGCATGCGGCACCGGATTCGGATGAAGACCCGCAGCGACCAGACCTGCGATATGTGCCATGTCGACGAAGAACAATGCGCCTACTTCATTGGCAATCTGACCCAGCTTCTCAAAATCGATAATGCGCGGGTAAGCGGAAGCGCCGGCTACGATCATGCGGGGACGGTGCTTGAACGCCGCTTTGCGCACTTCATCGTAATTGATCGTGAACGTGTTCTCGTCAACGCCATAAGCTACGAAGTTATAGAGAATACCCGATGCGTTAACAGGGCTGCCGTGGGTCAAATGGCCGCCATGCGCAAGGTTCATGCCCAATACGGTGTCGCCGGGCTTGAGCGCCGCCAGATAAACGGCCATATTGGCTTGCGCGCCGGAATGCGGCTGCACGTTGGCATGCTCTGCTCCGAACAGCTCTTTGGCGCGGTTGCGGGCAATATCTTCCGCGATATCGACGTGCTCGCAGCCGCCATAATACCGCTTGCCCGGATAGCCTTCGGCATATTTATTCGTCAGCACGGTGCCCATAGCTTCCAGCACGGCTTCGGAAACGATGTTCTCGGAAGCGATCAGCTCAATATTGTCGCGCTGACGCTGCAGCTCGAGGTTCAGTGCATTCATCAATTCGGGGTCTTGTTTACGCAAATTTTCCATTGTTCAATATCCTCCTTAGTATTATCCATTATGACGAACGCCGGTTCGGCTGCGCTGCCGCTGCCTGGACTGGCGTAGTTTCCTTGAATCGAATCTAAATGCTGCTCGTTAATCGCAGGTTCCGCCGGGCGCTTCCGGACTGCCCGGTACTGGGCCGTCCTTATCGATGGCGGATGTTCCGGCAATACCGGCTGCCCCCAAGGTATAGACCGCCCGTTCGCCGCCGATAAGCTTCGGCCGGGTGTACGCCATCGTCAGATGCGCTTCGCCGATCGATTTCTTCGACGGACGAAGCGGTACCGCGACGCGGCGCAAATGCATGCCGATGAAGGTGTCGCCGATGTCGATGCCCGCATGGGCCTGCACCGTCTCCGCCAAGCAAGCATCCGGCAGATGCCGGTATGCATATGCCGCCATCGAGCCGCCTGCTCTCGGCGCCGGAATGGCCGATACCAGCTCCAGCCCGTACCGTTCCGCCGCTTCTTGCTCCACGACGAGCGCACGGTTCAAATGCTCGCAGCACTGGAACACCGGATAGAAGCCGATTTCGCGGCGCACCTTGTCGATCCCCGCAAATATGGCTTCAGCGGTCTGCAGCGTCCCCGATGTGCCGATTCGCTTGCCAAGCACCTCGCTCGTGCTTACGCCGACGATGAGGAGCTGCCCGGAACGCAGCTTGGCTGAGGACGCAAGCTCGCGTACGGCTTGTTCCACATCGCGCGATATCCCCTGGAATAACTGTTGATCGTCCATTACAGCCCCCTTAAGGATGTACCGGGCCGGCCGATTCGATCCGCATCACCTTGTTAATGCGACCGATATGACGCTCGCCGCCCGAGAACGGCGTATCGATCCAGATCCGCACGATTTCCTGCGCAAGTCCGGGGCCGATGACCCGTTCGCCCATAGCCAGCACGTTCGTGTCGTTATGCTCGCGCGTCGCTTGCGCGGAGAACATATCGTGCACGAGCGCACAACGGATTCCTTGTACTTTGTTCGCCGCGATCGACATGCCGATGCCTGTGCCGCATATAAGAATGCCGCGGTCTGCCTTCCCTTGCGTTACGAGGTCGCATACCGGTAGCGCATAGTCCGGGTAATCGACGGATTGCTCGCAATTGCAGCCCACATCTTCAATTTCATGTCCAAGCGATTTGAGAAAAGGTACGATTTCGTCTTTCAGCCGGTAGCCGGCGTGATCGGCGCCAATAGCGATTTTCATCGAAGTTAATCCTCCCGAAAGGTCCGCCTGTAGGACGGATAATGTCGAATCACGATGGTTCCATTATACCCCATTATCCCAAAAAGACGAAAAAAGAGCATGACGCGCTTAACGCACGCTGCTCTTTGCCCAGGCGACCGGCCGTATGATCCGATGCTCCACCGTGGTTTGATCCACTTTCGTCGCCAGTCACATCGGAAACTGTCTTAGTTGTCACTATCATACCGGATCGCGGCATGAAAATCAATCGGCAATGTCACTTTCCATAATCATCCATCTTGTTTAAAAGCTTATGCAGCGCCTGTTCAATCTCATCGGCGCAGCTCTCATAGAGACTAATGGAGCCTCCGAAGGGATCCGCGATATCGAAGCCCGGGATTCGCTGCTCCAGCTCGATCAGACGGTCTCTCTCCTCGTTCGAAAGCTGCTGGCCAAGCGCTTGCTTCATATGCCATTCCGTATATAACGTTTCCAGCTCGGCTATATCGGACAGAACCGACTCGTCCCGGTGCACGTATTCTTTCAGCGTATAGGTCTTGTCCACCGCATCGGGAAAACGCTGCAATACATGCTTCTTGTGGCTTGTCGTCATCGTGAGCACCAGATCGGCCCAGCCGACCATTCCTCCATCGAGGGCGCTTGAGCCTTCGGGATGATGAATATTCCGCCGCCGCAGCGCAGCCTTGGCATTCTCGGATACCGGCAGCCCGTCTACGGTCGAGACTCCGGCAGACCGGACCTCCAGCTCCAGGCCGGCGCTGCGCGAGTGCGCGATCAGCATGGCTTCGGCCATTGGCGAACGGCACGTGTTGCCGGTACAGACGAACAAGATTCGTTTCACGTCAGTCATAGCGGCATCCGCTCCTTCTATAACATATAGGCGCTCCCGCCATTGGTGAGCTCCAGATTAATTAAAGTATAAACAAAATGCCGAACGTAAACAAAATGACGCCGCCGCATGCCTCGCCGTATTCGCCGAGGCTCGTGCCCACCCGGCGGCCGAGGAGCAGGCCCAGAATGGACATCACTCCGCCGAAAAAGCCGAACAGCAGCACCGTTATGGCAACATCCGCCGCAAACATGCCAAGCGAAATGCCGACCGAGAAGGAATCGATGCTGACGCTGAGAGCAAACAGCAGCATTCCCCATATTGTGCGATGATTGATCGATTGCACGGCATCTCCGCGCAGCGAGCTGTATATCATATGAGCCCCAAGCAGAAGCAGCAGACCGCCTGCAACCGTTGTCGCCACGCCGCCGAGCAGCGTGCTCACATATTGCCCCGTGAACATGCCCATTAGCGGCATCAAAATATGAAATAGCGCAATTAGGGCGCTCATTTTTAAAATGTCAAAAACCGCAATCCCCCTCAGCCCGATCCCGATGCCCAGCGAAAACGCATCCATGCCGAGCGCGACCGCGATGATGAGGAGCGTGAGCAGTTGACCGGCCTGCAAGCTCGCTTCAATCATTGACATACCCCCTGTCCCATTCTCATCCAAGCATATGCGGACAAGGATGGAAAGATGACGGGGGATGCTTAAGACACAAGCGCTAGACGCGGACGATCCGGTGTCCGGCGGCTTTGACGAGCCGGTTCATCAGGGCATGTCCAATCCCTTCTTGCGGACAGCCTTCCGCCCATATATATTGCGCGCCGCGTTCATCGAAGGTCCTTAACGCGGCGTACAAGCCTTGTGCAGCCGTCTCCAGCTGAGATAGACTGCCCACGATAACGGTATCATCGCCTTCATAACAGGCCCCGTGCTCGGCAAAAGCAAGTATACCGGCCCGTTCGCCGCGCGACCTTGCTGCTGCGGCTTGTTCCTTAATGTAGGCCGTCACATCGCCTGCATCTCCGATGACGAGCTGCATGAGCCCTTTCGGTGCATAGTGCGTGTATTTCATACCGGGTGAGCGCGGAGCTTCAATCGTCCCGGCGCGGACAGCAGCACCGGTTGCTTCGTCCGGAACAGCCTCAACATCATGGATTACACGGCCTGTTATTTCACGCAATGCTCCAGCCGTTATGCCGCCTGGGCGCAGAATGCGCACGGCATCGCCATCGATCTCGACCACCGTCGATTCAAGTCCGACGCCTGCGGGGCCGCCATCGACAATCCCGTCGATGCGGCCATCGAGATCGTCCTTGACGTGCTCCGCCCGCGTCGGGCTCGGCCGGCCGGACCGGTTCGCGCTGGGCCCTGCGATCGGGCAGCCGGATGACTCGATAAGCTGCAGCGCGACAGGATGGTCGGGCATCCGCACCGCAAGCGTATCAAGACCGGCCGTAACGCGCTGAGATACGGCACCAGGCTTCACGGGAAGCACGATCGTAAGGGGACCGGGCCAGAATCGCGCCATCAGCCGCTGCGCCGCTTCGCCATAAGGGAGTACCAGCTCGTCCAGCTGCTCCAAATTCGCGATGTGAACGATGAGCGGGTTGTCGGACGGCCGCCCCTTCGCCTCGAAGATACGCGCCACCGCCGCATCATCGCGGGCATCGGCGCCAAGCCCGTAAACCGTCTCGGTCGGAAAGGCAACCGTCCCGCCATCCCTTAACACCGCGGCGGCTTCATTAAGCGCCTCGCGTTCCCATTCCTTTGTGTTTGCATGCCAAATGCGAGTATTAACCATTACCCAGTTCAATCCTTATTATCTCATAGTCAGTTGCTGGTATTTATTATACCACAGCTCGTTTTTCAGTCACCTTTTGACTTGAATAAGCAGCGGTTGTATATTAATTCCCGTTATTTGGATAGTTATGACATCTATCGTTATGGAGGCCCTCACTTATGAGCAGCAAGGACGATTTGAAGAATAGCGGAATTGGTCATATTTTTCACCATAAAGCAAAGGCTCGCCCTTCCACGGGTGAGCCTTTGCTTTTATTCGTACATGGATCGTATTCGCATTCGGCCTATATGGCAGCTTGTGTTCCAATCAGCTAAACAGGTTTTTAAAAAATTCGAGGATCGATTGGATGATCTCCCACAGAAAAAATTTCACTTCCGGGTCGGCGTTTGCGTTTGCAGCATCCTGTGTCGGTTCGTTGGCCTTAGAAACGCTCTCCGCCCCCTGGCCGGCGTCTGCCGATGTCGTTACGGCAGCTGCAACGGAAGCCTCGCCGCTCACCGCATCCACGAAGCAGAGCGGCGGAAACAAGACGCACCACCAGTTCTGACCCTGGCCGCTGCCCAGCGTAATGCGAAGCGCTTCGTAGTTACCGGCCGGATACACCGTGTTACCGTACATTTTGGTTGGAAAAGGGACGATGCCCAGCTCTGCTTTGAAGCTGTATGTAAAACCGCGTGCACGCAGCTCATCAGTCACAACCTGCTCAATCTCTCCCATGCGGGAACGAATCGTCGCCCGGGCTTGCTCGATCGACTGCGGACCGCTAACCCAGCTGCCCATCTCGGCAATGACGGCATCGCGCACATAACGCTTGACCGCCTGATCGGCCGGCGAATCGGAATTGGCCAGAATGCGAAGACGAATCGATTCGGCTGGAATTTCGCCGCCGGCAATCGATGCATCGGCTCGTTGGCCTTCCCAGCTCATGAGAAGAATGGCAATGACGAATAAGAGATAACCGTACGTTGGACGGTAAGGAAAACGGGAATAAGTGCGGATCATATATACACAAGCTCCTCTACTGGCACCCGTCGGTGCGCTCGGCTTGCGTTCCGGAACGTCTATAACCCTAGTATGTCCGGCCGATCTCGCAATTAAACCTAGCATTGTGATGAAAGGTTGATAGATTTTCTTCGGGTTGCGATGCGGGTCAGCCTCGCAAGCAGGACTTCAACCATGAAAAAGCCAGCCTGGGCGGCTGGCGCAGATCGATGTATTGAACGTCTATTTTTGGCCCATATACTCCTTCAGCAGTGCAATAATGGTGTCATAGTCGCTGATGGTCGGTCTCTTGGCAGGGAGGTTGTCCATATAGCCGTATCGCAGCTGCTCCCGCCAAAACTCCGCCAATTCAAGCGCCGTGCTATCGGTCCCCGACTTGATCGTATGATCGGCGCCGGCGGTCAGAAGAAACTTGACGACCTCGACCCGGCCATTGGCAGCCGCATTATGCAGCAGCGTATAGCCGGAATAGTCGGCGCTTTTCGCATTAATATCCATGCCATGCTTGATAAACAATTGGGCGATGTCCACCGAGTCGTCGACGAATGCGAAGATCGCTGGGCCCAGCGGCCCAACGAGCACTTCCGGATCCGCTCCGCGCGCGAGCAGCTTCTCGACCTGTGCCGTGTTCTGAGCCACAACCGCTTGGTATAACTCATTCTGGATGGCCGAAAGCATCCATACGACGTTCAAGCCGCCTCTATACAGCTCTACGGCCCCACCGCTCGCCGTGCCGACGAACCGGAGCGGGATATAGGTCGTATCATTCTTGATGACCGGAGCAAGGAGCATCGTCTCGGCTTTGCCGTTAACGGTCGCTACCTTGGAACCGAGCGTGAAGACGATCTCCCGTTCCGCGTTTGATCCGGTGACTTGTTTTGTCTTGGCATTCCATGAAACGCGAAGACCGATCCGTTCGAACACGGTCCGGAATGGAACCATCGTCGCCCCGTTCTGCAGGAATGGCGGGCTGGATAGCGCAAGCTTCGTTCCGTCGAGGATAATATCGTACGTCGGCGTGGTCGCTTCTTCAGCGGCGGCGAAAGCAGCCGTCTGTGCGAGCAGGGCCGTCATTATACCGATAAGAGCAGCGAGCTTGATCTTCTTCTTCATATCGCGCCTCCTTCTCTATCGCCTTGCTGACAAAGAGGTTATCACACCGCGCCTCCTGCGTCCATTCCTCTTTCTGGACAATCACGGGAGAAAACGCGGAAAAAGGGACGGTTCCCATCGCTATCGGAAACCGTCCCTCCCGGCTTGCGTTATTCATGCGCAAGGCCGATCGCCATGACGTGGCGGTCGATGCAAGGAGAAAACGCAAGAATAGGGACGGATTCCTTTCTCAATCGGAAACCATCCCCTCTTTCTCGTGCGTTATTCTTGCGCAATGCCGACCGCCATAACATGGCGGTCGATGCCGGCGTAATCGCGGATCGTGCGGATCTCGCGCCACGCGCCGCACTGCCGGAGCAGTCCGGCGACGGCCTCCGCCTGGCCGAGGCCCAGCTCGAAGGCGACGATCTGCGGCATCGCCGCCAGCTGCGGCAGCTGCGCGACTATGGCGCGGTAGGGCGCGAGGCCGTCCGCGCCTCCGTCCAGCGCGAGGCGCGGCTCGTGGTCGCGCACCTCGGGCTGCAAGCCCGCGATGTCTCCAGCCGGGATATACGGCGGGTTGGAGACGAGCACATCGATGCGCATTCCGGCGGCGGCGTTATCTTCGCCGCCGGGTGCGCCCGTGGCCGCCTCGCGCCGACGCAGGAACGGCGCGAGCAGGTCGCCCTGCACGAACGCCATGCGCGCCGCTGCGCCATGGCGCGCCGCGTTCGTGCGGGCGACCTCCAGCGCGTCCGGCGACAGATCGGACGCGCACACGCGCCATTGCGGACGCTGCGCCGCAAGCGTCACGCCAATGGCGCCGCTGCCGGTGCCGACGTCCAGCACCGTCGGCCCGCAGCCGCTGCCGCGGCGCTCTGCGCCTGCGCCGTGCCCCCCGGCGGGCGTCGCAGCCGCAGCCATGCTTCCCGCAGCTTCCGGCCAGAGCCGGTCGGCGGCTTCGAGCACCGCCTCGATCAGCAGCTCCGTCTCCGGGCGCGGGATCAGCACGGCCGGCGTCACCGTGAACGGCAAGCCGTAGAACCACTGCTCGCCGATAATATACTGCACAGGCTCGCCGGCCGCCTTGCGCTGCACGAGCCCTTCCCATTCCGAGTGGCGCTGCTGCGGAAAGGGCTCCTGCCAATCGCGCATCAGCGCCGCGCGTTCGATGCCGAGCAGATGCATCAGCAGCAGCTCCGCATTCGGCCGTGGCTCGCCGATGCCCCGCTCCTCCAAAAACAAAGAAGCCTGCATGCAGGCTTCCCTAAGCGTTGCCGGAGCTTTCCCTTGGGAATTCTCCGCCCCGCTGCCGTCCAATCTGCGCTCCATGGTACAGCGCCCCTCTCTCTATTGAGCAAGACCGCTGTGATTACCGTAAATACAGCGGTCTTGCGTTCTTGAACGATTGAATTATTACCGGCGCATCCGCTTCTTAGATCTGATTGTCCTGATCCAGCAGCTCCGCCTGCGCGGTTATGGTCAAGGCATTGATAATTTCATCCATATCCCCGTTCATGACGGAATCCAGCTTATGCAGCGTAAGTCCGATCCGGTGGTCCGTGACGCGGCTTTGCGGATAATTGTACGTGCGTATCCGCTCGCTGCGGTCGCCGGTTCCGACCTTGCTCTTCCGTTCGCCGGCATACTTGGCTTCTTCCTCTTGACGGCGGATATCGGAGATGCGGGCGCGCAGAACCTGCAGCGCCTTCGCTTTGTTGTCGTTCTGCGATTTGCCGTCCTGACAAGTCGCCATGATGCCTGTCGGAACGTGCAGAACGCGAACGGCCGATTTCGTCGTGTTGACGGACTGCCCGCCGGCGCCGCTCGAACAGAACGTGTCGATGCGGATGTCTTTGTCGAGAATTTCGACCTCGACTTCTTCTACTTCCGGCATAACGGCAACCGTCGACGTCGACGTATGGATCCGGCCGCCCGATTCCGTGACCGGAATGCGCTGTACGCGGTGTGCTCCGCTCTCGAACTTAAGCTTGCTGTACGCGCCTTTGCCTTCGATCATGAAGATAACCTCTTTGAAGCCGCCGAGATCGCTCTCACTTGCTTCCATGACCTCTATGCGCCAGCCCTGCGCATCCGCAAACTTCGTATACATCCGATACAGGTCGGATGCGAACAGAGCCGCTTCGTCGCCGCCTGCCGCACCGCGGATTTCCACGATGACGTTCTTCTCGTCGTTCGGGTCCTTGGGCAGCATGAGCACGCGAATCCGCTCCTCCAGCTCGGTCATCCGGGGGCTCAGCTCTTCGATTTCCATCTTCACCATTTCGCTCATTTCGTCATCCAGCTTCTCGCTTTGCATCTGCTTGGCGTCCTGAAGCTGTTCCGAAACTTCCTTGTATTCCGTATATGCCGCGTAAGCTTCCTGCAGGTCCGACTGCTCCTTCGAGTAGTCGCGCAGCCGCTTCGGATCGCTTGCCACATCAGGATCGCACAACAGCTCGCTCAGTTTTTCATACCGATCGGCGAGCGCTTGCAAACGGTCTAACATGTGCGTTCACCCCTATGTCGTTAGTCTTTTTGAGTAGTCTTCCTATTATATCATACTGCCGCACGTTCGATAAACGTGTGATTATTGGGCATCCGCGCGCCTATTTCCACAGAACAAAGGACCCGCATCCGGGTCCTTCTTCTCTTGCATCAGCCTTTTGGGGCCGGTGTGTTGAGCGGTGCAGCTTGCCTGCCGTCTCTACACGTTGAAGCGGAAGTGCATGACATCGCCGTCCTGCACGACATATTCCTTGCCTTCCAGACGAAGCTGACCTCTCTCCTTGGCCGCGTTCATGGAGCCCGCCGCTACAAGATCGTCATAGGATACGACCTCCGCCCGGATAAAGCCGCGCTCGAAGTCCGTATGAATAACGCCAGCCGCCTGCGGCGCCTTCATGCCTTTGCGGATCGTCCAAGCCCGAACCTCCTGTACCCCAGCCGTGAAATACGTATACAGTCCCAGCAGCTTGTAGGCCGCCTGGATAAGCCGGTTCAAGCCGGATTGCTCGAGGCCAAGCTCCTCCAGGAACATGTCCTTGTCTTCGCCTTCCAGCTCGGCGATCTCCGCTTCTACCTTCGCACTGATCGGCACCACTTCCGCGCCTTCCGAGCTGGCGAATTCACGGACAAGCTTCACGTACGGATTCCCGTCGGCATTCGCCGCTTCGCTCTCGCTCACGTTGGCCGCATAGAGCACCGGCTTCATCGTCAACAAATGCATGTCGCGAACGATCAGGCGATCCTCGTCGCTCAGTTCTACTGCGCGCGCCGGTTGATCGGCATAGAGCGCTTCCTTGATGCGCTCGAGCGTCTCGACCTCCTGGGCGTACTTCTTGTCGCCGCCCTTCATGTTCTTGCGGCTGCGATCGATGCGTTTCTCCACGGAGTCCAGATCGGCCAGAATCAGCTCCAGATTAATCGTCTGGATATCGCCGATCGGGTCTACTTTTCCGGATACGTGCGTAATGTTCTCGTCTTGAAAGCAGCGAACGACATGAACAATCGCGTCGACTTCGCGGATATGGGCGAGAAATTTGTTGCCCAGCCCTTCGCCCTTGCTTGCGCCCTTCACGATCCCGGCGATATCGATAAATTCGAATGCCGTCGGAACCGTGCGGTTCGGCGTGACCAGCTCGGTCAATTTATCCAACCGCTCGTCCGGCACTTCCACGACGCCGACGTTCGGATCGATCGTACAGAACGGATAGTTCGCGGACTCCGCGCCCGCTTGTGTAATTGCATTAAATAAAGTCGATTTGCCCACGTTCGGGAGACCGACGATTCCTGCCTTCAAAGCCATATGAATGACACCCCTGTTCCGAATAGCAATACTTCGAACATTATACCCGATGCGGCTCCGGAATAAAAGACATGGGTCGCTTCCTATATCTTGACGCGAATTACAGTGTCATCCATAATTCTCTTGGATTTTGGGATGAATCAGGGAAGTAAGTCTATAGGCGGTATCAAAGAGAGGACGAACTTGAAATGTCCGGAATCTGAAGTCCTCTGGATTGTTAATGACATCAAAATTATGTACGAAATACAACAATAGGGGGCGAAAACGCCGAGGAATCGGGTATTGTTGCATATTCTGCATGAATTCCAACTGCAGGATGGTACAAACCGGCTTCAAACTGCACATTTTTGTATGTAATACAACAAAATGATCATTATGGGGCTGGAAGAAGG carries:
- the ychF gene encoding redox-regulated ATPase YchF, which encodes MALKAGIVGLPNVGKSTLFNAITQAGAESANYPFCTIDPNVGVVEVPDERLDKLTELVTPNRTVPTAFEFIDIAGIVKGASKGEGLGNKFLAHIREVDAIVHVVRCFQDENITHVSGKVDPIGDIQTINLELILADLDSVEKRIDRSRKNMKGGDKKYAQEVETLERIKEALYADQPARAVELSDEDRLIVRDMHLLTMKPVLYAANVSESEAANADGNPYVKLVREFASSEGAEVVPISAKVEAEIAELEGEDKDMFLEELGLEQSGLNRLIQAAYKLLGLYTYFTAGVQEVRAWTIRKGMKAPQAAGVIHTDFERGFIRAEVVSYDDLVAAGSMNAAKERGQLRLEGKEYVVQDGDVMHFRFNV